A single genomic interval of Camelina sativa cultivar DH55 chromosome 11, Cs, whole genome shotgun sequence harbors:
- the LOC104726357 gene encoding APO protein 2, chloroplastic, whose product MSITYYAISSGTLSGVSPKSAPFATIQSEPRRQFLNPNPFSRLGFSPSLQGSIIEFRLKLSSTVVLSKERRVLPLVVRNDRPQNEDLPKQYARREKKPFPVPIVDLRRAARERVKNNKDKPKRPLPPPKNGMVVKSLVPLAYKVYNARIRLINNLHRLMKVVRVNACGWCNEIHVGPYGHPFKSCKGPNASQRKGLHEWTNSVIEDVIVPLEAYHLYDRLGKRIRHDERFSIPRVPAVVELCIQGGVEISEFPTKRRRKPIIRIGKSEFVDADETELPDPEPQLPPVALLTELPVSEITPPSSEEEMVSLAEETLQAWEEMRAGAKKLMRLYRVRVCGYCPEVHVGPTGHKSQNCGAFKHQQRNGQHGWQSAVLDDLIPPRYVWHVPDVNGPPLQRELRSFYGQAPAVVEICAQAGAIVPEQYRATMRLEVGIPTSVKEAEMVV is encoded by the exons ATGTCGATAACGTACTACGCTATTTCCT CCGGTACACTTTCTGGGGTTTCACCTAAAAGTGCACCTTTTGCTACTATTCAAAGCGAGCCCCGGAGGCAATTTCTCAATCCTAACCCTTTTTCTAGACTTGggttctctccttctcttcag GGGAGTATCATTGAGTTCAGACTTAAGTTAAGTTCCACAGTAGTGCTTAGTAAAGAGCGTCGAGTTCTTCCATTGGTTGTGAGAAATGATCGTCCTCAGAATGAAGACTTACCTAAGCAGTACGcaaggagagagaagaaaccctTTCCCGTGCCAATTGTGGACCTGAGACGAGCCGCGAGGGAGAgagtcaagaacaacaaagacaaaCCTAAGAGGCCTCTACCTCCTCCTAAAAATGGTATGGTTGTTAAGAGCCTTGTGCCTCTTGCTTATAAAGTGTACAATGCAAGAATCAGATTGATCAACAATCTCCACCGGCTCATGAAAGTTGTTCGTGTCAATGCTTGTGG GTGGTGTAATGAGATCCATGTTGGACCTTACGGGCATCCATTTAAGTCGTGTAAAGGTCCCAATGCTTCGCAAAGAAAAGGTCTTCATGAATGGACTAACTCGGTCATTGAGGACGTTATTGTTCCACTTGAAGCCTATCACCTCTATGACCGTCTTGGCAAGCGCATCCGTCATGATGAGCGGTTCTCGATTCCCCGAGTTCCTGCTGTAGTTGAGCTCTGCATTCAGGGTGGCGTTGAAATCTCTGAATTCCCgacaaaaaggagaagaaaaccAATTATCCGCATTGGCAAAAGcgagtttgttgatgcagaTGAAACTGAATTGCCTGATCCAGAGCCTCAGCTTCCTCCAGTGGCATTGTTAACTGAGTTACCTGTCTCAGAGATCACTCCACCTTCTAGTGAAGAAGAAATGGTCTCCTTAGCCGAAGAAACATTACAGGCCTGGGAAGAAATGAGAGCAGGAGCCAAAAAGCTTATGAGATTGTACAGGGTTAGGGTCTGCGGTTACTGTCCCGAGGTTCACGTAGGTCCAACGGGACACAAGTCCCAGAACTGTGGTGCATTCAAACACCAACAGCGTAATGGCCAGCATGGTTGGCAGTCTGCAGTGCTTGACGACTTGATACCACCAAGATATGTTTGGCATGTTCCTGATGTGAATGGGCCGCCATTGCAGCGGGAGCTACGAAGCTTCTACGGGCAAGCACCTGCTGTTGTTGAGATATGCGCTCAGGCTGGTGCCATTGTACCTGAGCAGTATAGAGCTACAATGAGACTAGAGGTTGGAATTCCTACAAGTGTGAAAGAAGCCGAGATGGTCGTTTAA